One part of the Solanum dulcamara chromosome 8, daSolDulc1.2, whole genome shotgun sequence genome encodes these proteins:
- the LOC129901443 gene encoding staphylococcal-like nuclease CAN2, whose amino-acid sequence MGNALRFLYGNCCKPSADSDSLGHHPGVSALAHDLYNFEITSQVPQGLSKHVVSSKKAQANWYKKLSDAWRETKPPPKTPEEASRLVIQTLKRHQKADVEGLLAFYGLPHPHTLVELTSDGAPPSHQQGLKFELHTLPVDAKAVADGDTVTVYVSTTDPRESSCLPREVQAAAIQRSKARAQKNYAKADQLHKQIIDSGYRAIPVNHEEILARKYRIRLRGIDAPESAMPYGKEAKEELTKVLQGKSLRVLVFDEDRYGRCVGDIYCNGIFAQEVMLKKGLAWHYNAYDKRPELEKWEKEARAKRIGLWAARNPEMPWEWRKQKRENQRS is encoded by the exons ATGGGAAACGCTCTAAGATTCTTGTATGGTAATTGCTGCAAACCTTCAGCAGACTCTGATTCCCTCGGCCATCATCCCGGCGTTTCTGCTTTAGCGCACGATCTCTACAACTTTGAAATCACCTCCCAG GTTCCTCAAGGACTGAGTAAGCATGTTGTATCATCCAAGAAGGCGCAAGCTAACTG GTATAAGAAACTTTCAGATGCATGGAGAGAAACAAAGCCTCCCCCTAAAACACCCGAAGAAGCTTCAAGGCTTGTCATTCAGACCTTGAAGAGGCATCAGAAAGCAGATGTTGAG GGGCTACTGGCTTTCTATGGTCTACCTCATCCTCACACCCTAGTAGAACTAACTAGTGATGGCGCTCCTCCATCACACCAACAAGGACTCAAGTTTGAATTGCACACTCTCCCT GTGGATGCGAAGGCTGTGGCAGACGGAGATACAGTAACTGTATATGTTAGTACAACAGATCCTAGAGAGTCATCGTGTCTCCCAAGAGAAGTGCAAGCTGCGGCTATTCAAAGATCAAAAGCACGAGCTCAGAAGAATTATGCAAAAGCAGATCAACTGCACAAACAGATCATTGATTCAGGATACAG GGCTATACCAGTGAACCATGAGGAAATTCTCGCTCGAAAATATAGGATCAGATTAAG GGGGATAGATGCACCAGAAAGTGCAATGCCATATGGTAAAGAGGCCAAGGAAGAACTGACTAAAGTTCTCCAGGGTAAGAGTCTAAGGGTCTTAGTTTTTGATGAGGATCGTTATGGCCGCTGTGTAGGGGATATATACTGCAATGGCATATTTGCACAG GAAGTGATGTTGAAGAAGGGCTTGGCTTGGCACTATAACGCGTATGACAAGCGTCCAGAGTTAGAAAAG TGGGAGAAAGAAGCTCGAGCAAAACGAATTGGCTTGTGGGCAGCCAGAAATCCTGAAATGCCATGGGAGTGGAGGAAACAGAAACGTGAAAACCAACGCTCATAA